AGTGTCCACGAACTCTGTTCCGCTGCCAACGCAGCTGATTATTTGCACGAACATCCTCATTAGTGTGGATGGAAATGCCGCCAGTATCATGGCTCCGGGATCGGCCAGCTTCGCTATCGCCCAGAGCTTGCGCGCTTCCACCTATCGTCTGGATTTGGAAGTAGGAAACGCGCTGCCTGACACCATTGGGGACGGGATTCCAGATTGGTGGAAAAATCAATTCGGCATTGTCGATCCGAATGCAGATCCAGACCATGACGGTTGGTCAAATCTCCAGGAGTTCCTCCATGGTTCAAATCCCAACCAGGACAATCGCATCCCGACGCTGGCGACTGATGAAATTTATGTTTATGCCGATGGTACAACCGGAATTCGCCTGAATGCCATCGACTCGGATAGCCAGCCGACAAACCTCTTCTATTCCTTGACCAGCCTGCCCCAAGGCGGATTGTTTTACCTGCGGAATGCCCTCACAAATGTCTCCAACAGTGATGCTGTGTTGACGAACGGTTCCGTCTTCACCCAGGATGACATCAACAAAGGTCGTTTGATCTTTGTGTCTCAGACCGGGAGCAATTCAGTGGTCGCCACGACTTTTGGGGTAACTCTGCACGACGAAAACGCTGCTCATCCCCAGACCAATGCAGTGGTGAAGGTGAACATCTATCGACCGCTCTACCCGAGCGGGATAATTCAGTTGGCGCAGTCGATTGCGGCATCACCGGCTGGCTTTACCGCCCTGGCAGGATTGTCGACGGATGAACAGCAGATGGTTATCAACTATTTCCTCAGCCGCGATCAGGGTTATACCATTTGGGATGCCTCGCGCGCCTCCGCCGGACAGGAAGTGCTGGTTGCGAGTTCCAATCTCTCCTCAAACCAATATGCTCAATACGTTGGTTCCTTTGGTCGTGATCGCAAGCAAGTGCTGGTTGGCGGAGCAGGGAATGACCATCTAGTGGGCGGCATGGAGAACGACATCATTGTGGGTGGTCGGGGTAATGATACCCTGCGCGGCAATGGTGGCAGCGATCTCTTCGTTATCAACAGTCCCAATGATGGGAACGATACCATAGAAGATTTCAATACTGCCGAGAACGATGCGATTGATATTTCCAGAGTTTTGGTTGGCACTTCCAGTCTGCTGACGAACTACGTGCAGATTACCAATTCCGGCACTAACTCCTATATCGGCATCAACTTCAATGGAACCGGCACCACGTTCACCAACATGGTGCTAACGCTACTTAACACGCATTTCACCCAAAATGATCTCCGGACGCTGGTCAATAATGGCAATCTGATCACTGGCGACAAGGTTATTGCTCCGACAGTTTCAATCGTGGCGAGTATTCCGGCAGCCAGCAAGAATGGGCCCGTATCGGGACAGTTTACGGTAAGTCGCACCGGTTCCATCAATTCCTCCTTGCTCGTGAATCTGCAGATTACTGGCTCAGCGGCTGATGGCACAGATTACCAATATGTAGCCCCGCAGGTTTCTTTCAATGCGGGTCAACGGACCGTCGATTTGCAGATCAATCCTTATGCCAACTCGATTCTGGTGACCCAGGTTGTCCAGATGGTGGTGATATCAGGCAGTGGCTATGAAATTGCAACTTCCAATTTGGCTCAAGTCACCATTGAGCCGTTCGCACCACAGATTACGATTGAGGCCATCGAGCCGGTGGCTGTGAAAGGGGATCAGACTCCTGGGACTTTCCTGATCACTCGTGGCGGAGCGATCGACCGAAGCGTCCTCGTGCGGTTGACGATCGCTGGCACGGCCGTCAATGGCACCGATTACAGCAGTATCTCCACACTAGTTAACTTTGCGCCCCAACAGACCACCGCGCTTTTGACCATCACGCCAAAAACAACGTCGGTGCTGACGAATGGGATGAAATACGTGCAGCTCACGGTCAAGCCTGATCCTTCCTACAAGGTATTCAGTCCGTCAGTGGCCAGGGTGTTCATCGTCAACCAACTAATGACGCTGGCTCAATGGCAGCAGAATAATTTCCCAACCTCAACGAGCGATTGGTCGATCTTTGCCGGACAAGATGCATCGAGCACCGGCATCAAGAATATCTTTCGCTATGCCTTCGGCCTGGACCCGCAAAATCCACAAGCCTCCAAAGGTCTGCCGAGCTATCAAATTGTGAATGACCACCTCACAGTTACATATAAGCAACCCACTTCGGTTTCCGATATTCAATACACTGTGGAGGTTTCGGATGATCTCGTCACCTGGCGCTCGAGTTCGGATGATGTCGTGCAAGTCCTGCCATCTTTGAACACCAACGACGTGGAATCAGTTTCCTACCGCAGCTCGAAGTCAGTCCAGGGATCGCCGCAACAATATATGCGCGTAACCGTGGCTCCGCAGTAATCCTGAGTGCTCCTCGAAGAATGAAAATGAGTTCCCAGAGAATAATCGCGAACCGTTGCCGGGTGGCTGTCATTATCAGCCTCTTGGCCATGCTTCCATTATTCGCGGGTTGTTCGAAGAAGGTCGTCGTGAATTCACCAGTGCTGGCGAAGGTGGGCAGCCGGGAAATCACAACGGCAGATTTCGAACAGGAAGTGCAATGGCGTATCAAGACCCAGCGTTCGTTGCCGGATAAGCAAGCCTTGCTGCAGGAAATGATTCTGCATGAGTTGAACTTGCAGAAGGCGAAGGTTGCCGGTTTGGAGAACGATGCAGAGGTTCGCCGCACCTACGAGGATGTACTGGTGGCCCGCGTGAAAGAGACGCAACTCACATCGCGCTTGGAAGCTGTCAAAGTTTCGGCCGATGAGATCCGTGCTGCCTATGACCGGGATATTGCGAAATACACGCGCCCGGCGAAGGCGAAACTGGCGCTGATCTACATCAAGGCCAATTCCAAGCTGAGCGCTGAAAAAATCGCCGAGTTGGAAGGGCGCATGCATGAAGCCCAAAAGCAGGCCCACACGCTGGCAACGGCGACTCCAGGCTTTGGCCGTATTGCCGTCGATTTTTCTGACGACCAGCCAAGTCGCTACCAGGGCGGTGATGTCGGTTGGTACGATGAAGGACTGGTGGAATATCGGTGGCCCAAGGAAGTGGTTGCAGCCGGTTTTGCTCTGAAGGCCAAGGGTGAGATCAGTGACGTCATCAAGACTGCCGATGGATTTTATCTCGTGATGAAACTCGATTTGAGAGATCAGGTCATTACTCCGCTGGAGCAGGCTCAGGCTTCCATTGAACGTCGTCTATTGTCGGAAAAACGCAGGCAACTCGAAGAGACTTTTGTCAGGGAAATGCGTGCTTTCGCTCCAGTCCAGACGGACTCGGATGCATTGGCGAAGGTGCAATATCCGACCACCACCGTAGCGAAGGCCGGAGAGTCGCTGCCACCTGCGCTCGCTCGTCCATAATGAATTTAACTGCCATGAAACAAAGATACAGTTTGAAGTGTTTATTCCCATCAAAGTTTGCGCTGCTCGCGCTTTTATGCCTGTTGTGCGCGCCTGGATTGATCATGGCCGCAGGCACCAATGCCCCTACGATTGTCGCCACCGCTGCGAATAGCACCATCAATGATAACCAGAACAGACGCCCGTTCCCCGGGTCTGCCGTCATTGATGATGCCGATAATGACCAGGTGACGGTCACAATCACCGTCAGCCCGTCCAACGGCGGCAGTTTTCAATCCACCAACGGCTTATCCAATGTCGGCGGCACTTACACCATCAGTCAACGGTCCACCTCGAGCGCCACCAGCTTTCTACAGGATCGTCTGGTTTTCGTTCCCACAATTAATCAGATACCAATCGGTTCCAGTCAGACCTTCACATTTACTGTCTATGTCACCGATTCGACGGGTTTATTTTCCAGCACCAATTCGAATACCTTCGTAACGGTCAATCCCGTGAACGATGCGCCAACAATCGCCGGCACAGCGGCAAGGAGTACGACTGATAAAGTAACCATAGCTCCTTTCCCCAACGTCACCCTTAGCGATGTGGATAATAGTGGGACACAACAGGTGACTGTAACAGTCTTTCAGGATGATCTCGCCAAAGGCACCATCCTGCTTAATGCAAGCGGATTTAATTCGAGTAACGGCACGAACACGTTCACTGGAACTCCCGCTGCCGCGACCACGGCCATCAAGGCTTTAACCTATCAACCGACACAAAATCGCAAGCCCGTCGGATCTACTGAAACAACCACCTTTACGATCATCGTCAGCGATTCTGAGCTTTCTGATATAGACACATCCACAATTATCTCCACGTCAGTAAATGATGCGCCAACGCTGACCGGTCTGACGGCAACACATCAACCAGTCGCCACGGGACGCTCCATCACCCCTTTTGCGAACGCAATTATTTCTGATCCCGATCCCAACGACACCAGCACAAATGTTTTGGGACAGAGTCTCACCCTGATCGTTCAACTCCAGGGCAGCAATCCTGGCGGCCAATTGCAAGGCGACAACATCACTGGAAATACCTACATTGCCTCCGGCATCTCCCAAACAGAAGCCACCACTCGACTCCGCAGCCTGTTATACACGGCCCAGAGCCTGCCGATTGTAGGCACGAATTCCGTCGGATTTACGGTAACGGTGACTGATACTTTCAACGCGGGAGCCACCAACACCACCACGGTCGTGGATGTTTACACTCCTGTCTCCCCACCCGGACTGACTGGAACTCGCGCCGACCAGCGAGTCAATGATAACAGCACCATTACTCCTTTCTCCAACGTCAGCATCCAAAGCTTTAATGCCGGCGCGTTCAGTGTAATCCTTCAATTGGATAGCGATTCAAAAGGCGAACTGGTCAACCTTGGTGGTTTCAGCAAGTCAACCAGCACGACTCCGAACTCTTATATCTTCAGCGGAACCAGTGAGGCCGCAACCGCCGCGATTCGACAGATGCTGTTCCAGCCAACAAATAATCGCATCAACGGCTCCACCAACGAAACCACTTACGTCACCGTCACCCTCGTGGATGGCGGGGTGACCAATGTACCGGATACCACCACGAGCATCATTGTGACGCCGGTAAACGATGCTCCTTCCATCCAGGGCATCTCGGCATTGGCAACGATTCCGGACACCAGTTCGAGCGCACCATTTCCTACAGTTCTGATTACTGACGTTGATGAGCTTGGAAACCAGCAACTGACAGTAACCGTCCATTTGGATGATAATGCCAAGGGAACCTTCAACACCAACAGTCTTGCTGTATCCGGATTTGTGAGCAACGCGGGAAACTATACCTTCAGCGGTTCACCTGCGAGTGCCACGGCCGCCATCAAACAGCTTGTATTTGTCCCCACGCCGCACCGGTTGCCTGTCGGCTTGACTGAAAATACAACCTTCGCCATCACCGTGGATGACGGGCACGGAGGAATTGTGGCCAATAGCAGCACGATCATCCGGGTAGCCGCTCTTAATGGTGGTCCGGTGGTGTCTGTTCCCAATGTGCAACCCGTTTCGCTACCCGTCGCTCCGCCAGTAAAGCCTCTTGGTTTGGTGAGCATTGAAGCACCGCAAAACGTCACCGTCACCTTGCAACTCACAAACGCAACCTGGGGTTCATTTAACGCGACCAGCTTGGCGACCAACGGCTTTACCAACAGCGCCGTTGGCACCTATGTCTTTGGGGGCAGCGCGAGTAACGCAACGGTGGCACTGGGAAATATCGAGTTCCTGCCCAACACAAATCTGGCGATCGGCACCGCAATTTATTTCACCATCGGCGCACAGGATACGACCGGCAATTCCGCTTCAGCCAATCTCGCGATTACATTCAGGCAGAATCAGCGTTCGATCATCGTCACGAAGACAACTGATTATGATCCGAATGATTCCAGCGTGCCTGACAGCCAGAAGTATGGAACGTTGCGCAAAGCGGTCGCGGATGCCGGCAGCAATGACCATATCACTTTCGATCTGCGTTCCTCAGATCCTGGTCTTCCTGATTATCCCACGATCATCAGGCTTAAGCGCACGCTTTTCCTGAACAAGAATGTAATTTTTGATGGGCCGGGAGCGAACCTGCTGACCTTGAGCGGCGATACGGATGGTGACGGCATTGCCGACGTGCAATTGTTCCAAGTTAATGCCCAGGTCACAATCAACCGTTTAAGCTTCACCAAAGGGCAGCACTCCTTTTCGGGCGGTGCTTTCGAGGTAAACCAGGGCGGCAGCCTCAAGTTGAGTTATTGTGCGGTCACCGATAGCAGTGCGAGCGTGTGGGGCGGTGGTATCGATGTGAATGGTGGGAGTATTTACCTGGATCACTGCCTGATTAAGGGCAACAGCACCAGTGCCTCCTCAGGGCAGGGCGGCGGTGGAATTTCAATTTATTCAGATTTGCCATGTGTCATTGCGAACACCACGTTCTCGGGTAACCGGCAACTCTCTGGTGGCGGGTTGGGTGGCGGTGCGATGTATGTTGAAGACCTTGATCCCGGTGTGGAACTGGATGTGTTCGTGGTCAACAGCACGTTCCACGAAAATACTGATGCCGCTGGCCATGGTACTTCCATCCGGCCGAATGTCTTCAACACGGTGGTGCAGTTACAAAATACCATTGTGGCTGATGGGCAGGGCAAGAATCTGGAAATGGATCAAAGCGGTGCCATTATCTCGCTCGGGGGAAATATCTCGGATGATGCAACGTCCAGCATTTTCTCTGCAGGCGGAGCCCCAGTGGCAACAACCATTTTGGACCAATTCTCGGACTTCACAAACTCGATTCCTTCCTTGTTGACGTTAACGAACTACGGCGGTCCCACTTTGACCTATGCCCTGGGCCAAACCAGTGTTGCCATCGGCAGTGCCGTTTCAAACACACCCAGCGCAGCATTCTTCGATACCTTGGGAACCGATCAACGTGGATTTATTCGTGACTCAAGTCCGGATATTGGGGCCTTTGAACTCAATGCATCGAAGCGAATCATAATTGAAGAAATTCAATTTGCCCCGGCTCCGCCAAACACCAACGACGAATTCATTGAATTTTATGTGCCACGTGATTCCACTGCTTTAAACCTCGCTGGCTACCAGGTTTATGTGGGCGGTGCTTTGCGACATACTTTTGCGAGTCAAAATCTTAACCCGGGCGAAGCCCTGGTTTTGTTTTCACAAAATGCTGTGAGTACGGTCGTTCCAGGAGGAGTTTATAAGCAGATTGCAACCAATAACCTGCTGCTGGATAACCTTGCTGGAACCGTCACTCTTAAGAATACATCCAACCAAACTGTCCTTGAGATTAGTTATGTTGGTTCCTTTACTTCCTCTGATCCCAATGATCCTGGCTTTTTGACTGCGACAAATCAGTCGTTGGTGTTGAGTCCGCAGTTCCAAGGCGTGTATCTACCTTACCAACGTGTGGTGCAGAAGGAAGGTGGCAGGATTCCAAATCCAGGTGAATTTGCCAACCCTGGTTATGATGCGAGTGGCAACCCGCTCGCGATTGGCAACGCTCCGCCCAGAGCGTTCAACGATGTGGCATCGACGGATGCCGCCACCATCCTGCAGGCGGTTCCGGTTCTGGCCAATGACTTCGACCCGGACAGCATGGATGTTATTCGCGTGGTTGGTGTAGGCGTCACCAATGCCGTCGATTTTGGTGTAACCAACGTTTCTGCTTACAGTGCTCTCGGAGCTTTGCTGACTATCAATAACTCACCACAATCGGGTGCAAGTATCTCCTACGATCCCACAGCTTCGGCATTCATTCATTCATTGCCTGCTGGAAGCAACGTGGTGGATACCTTCCAATACACGATTCTTGATTCCTCCAACGGAGTGGACCATGTGCGCGGTGCAATCCAGTCTGACATAAATCAAAACTTGGTGAAGGCCACCGCCACTGTAACGGTGAATATCACCGGTGTGAATTTCGCGCCAACTCCGCAGGATGACGATGTGAACTCAAGTCCGGTTTTGACCACGCAGGAAGATACAGTGCTTGATTTTACCACCGCGAACAGCATCCAGTCGAATGACACCGATCCGAATAGCGATGACAATAGTTCGACGCTTAAGATTATCTCAGTCCAATCCGTACCTGCATATTCGAACTCGCTCCAGACGGTGAGTGCGCTAGGTGCGTTTGTAACGCTGGATATTCGTTTTAATCGCAATGAAACCCATATCACTTATGATCCCCGCGGTTCAGCCATTCTGAATGCCCTGGGTCAGGGACAGACTGCTTCTGATACATTTTATTACAGTGTGATGGACAGGTACGGCGCCATCGGCACGGCCGCCATTCACGTGACAGTCACTGGCGTCAATGATGTTCCTACCGCCAACCCGGATAGTTTCGCCACGGACGAAGAAACGCCTTTGATCTTACCCTGGACGGCTTTGACCAGCAATGATACCGATCCAGACACTGGCATCATTAATCCTATGCCAACCCAACTGCAGATCACCGCAGTAACGCCATTAAGCGCGCTGGGTGCCAGCGTGCAAATTGTCGGCACCAACGTCATCTATGATCCGACGGTTTCTTCCAACTTGAATGCCTTGGCGAGGAAGGAAGTGGTGGTGGATACATTTACATGTACGGTTGGCGATGGTTACGGAGGATTCAGCAATGCCGTAGTCAGCGTAACTGTGACCGGAGTTAATGATGCTCCCATTGGAACTGATGATCATTACACAGCCAACGAAAAATCACTTTTGGTTGTGAGCGGTCCCGGTGTGTTGAGCAACGACCACGATCCGGATGTAAACGGTGTGTTACCGGACGATACGCTGCGCGTAATCCCATTCCTGGGCAAAACAACGATTGGTGGCGCAGTGGTCACAATGAATCCTGACGGCAGCTTTATCTACGATCCTCAAGGTGCCTTCAGCTGGTTGAAGGAAGGTGCCACAACAAATGACTCCTTCGCCTATACGGTGACCGATCACAGCCTGACCATTGCGAATGACGACGTGTTCAGCCTCCAAGGTGGCAGTGGAGGCAGCCTCCTTCCCGTGCTGGCAAATGACGCATTGCTCTCGCAGGCCGGAG
This portion of the Pedosphaera parvula Ellin514 genome encodes:
- a CDS encoding peptidylprolyl isomerase, which codes for MSSQRIIANRCRVAVIISLLAMLPLFAGCSKKVVVNSPVLAKVGSREITTADFEQEVQWRIKTQRSLPDKQALLQEMILHELNLQKAKVAGLENDAEVRRTYEDVLVARVKETQLTSRLEAVKVSADEIRAAYDRDIAKYTRPAKAKLALIYIKANSKLSAEKIAELEGRMHEAQKQAHTLATATPGFGRIAVDFSDDQPSRYQGGDVGWYDEGLVEYRWPKEVVAAGFALKAKGEISDVIKTADGFYLVMKLDLRDQVITPLEQAQASIERRLLSEKRRQLEETFVREMRAFAPVQTDSDALAKVQYPTTTVAKAGESLPPALARP
- a CDS encoding Calx-beta domain-containing protein gives rise to the protein MKNLSSRQKQAPVMKQLGARVLSASWFDTAILALLFGMLFLGMPVHAQITEPETVFYGKIINRTSGEEYLMSKGNLSWTVIRPDGQQITLTTTLQPLNAGEFSYQLLVPHEALTYGVSVSTNSVPLPTQLIICTNILISVDGNAASIMAPGSASFAIAQSLRASTYRLDLEVGNALPDTIGDGIPDWWKNQFGIVDPNADPDHDGWSNLQEFLHGSNPNQDNRIPTLATDEIYVYADGTTGIRLNAIDSDSQPTNLFYSLTSLPQGGLFYLRNALTNVSNSDAVLTNGSVFTQDDINKGRLIFVSQTGSNSVVATTFGVTLHDENAAHPQTNAVVKVNIYRPLYPSGIIQLAQSIAASPAGFTALAGLSTDEQQMVINYFLSRDQGYTIWDASRASAGQEVLVASSNLSSNQYAQYVGSFGRDRKQVLVGGAGNDHLVGGMENDIIVGGRGNDTLRGNGGSDLFVINSPNDGNDTIEDFNTAENDAIDISRVLVGTSSLLTNYVQITNSGTNSYIGINFNGTGTTFTNMVLTLLNTHFTQNDLRTLVNNGNLITGDKVIAPTVSIVASIPAASKNGPVSGQFTVSRTGSINSSLLVNLQITGSAADGTDYQYVAPQVSFNAGQRTVDLQINPYANSILVTQVVQMVVISGSGYEIATSNLAQVTIEPFAPQITIEAIEPVAVKGDQTPGTFLITRGGAIDRSVLVRLTIAGTAVNGTDYSSISTLVNFAPQQTTALLTITPKTTSVLTNGMKYVQLTVKPDPSYKVFSPSVARVFIVNQLMTLAQWQQNNFPTSTSDWSIFAGQDASSTGIKNIFRYAFGLDPQNPQASKGLPSYQIVNDHLTVTYKQPTSVSDIQYTVEVSDDLVTWRSSSDDVVQVLPSLNTNDVESVSYRSSKSVQGSPQQYMRVTVAPQ
- a CDS encoding Ig-like domain-containing protein, whose translation is MKQRYSLKCLFPSKFALLALLCLLCAPGLIMAAGTNAPTIVATAANSTINDNQNRRPFPGSAVIDDADNDQVTVTITVSPSNGGSFQSTNGLSNVGGTYTISQRSTSSATSFLQDRLVFVPTINQIPIGSSQTFTFTVYVTDSTGLFSSTNSNTFVTVNPVNDAPTIAGTAARSTTDKVTIAPFPNVTLSDVDNSGTQQVTVTVFQDDLAKGTILLNASGFNSSNGTNTFTGTPAAATTAIKALTYQPTQNRKPVGSTETTTFTIIVSDSELSDIDTSTIISTSVNDAPTLTGLTATHQPVATGRSITPFANAIISDPDPNDTSTNVLGQSLTLIVQLQGSNPGGQLQGDNITGNTYIASGISQTEATTRLRSLLYTAQSLPIVGTNSVGFTVTVTDTFNAGATNTTTVVDVYTPVSPPGLTGTRADQRVNDNSTITPFSNVSIQSFNAGAFSVILQLDSDSKGELVNLGGFSKSTSTTPNSYIFSGTSEAATAAIRQMLFQPTNNRINGSTNETTYVTVTLVDGGVTNVPDTTTSIIVTPVNDAPSIQGISALATIPDTSSSAPFPTVLITDVDELGNQQLTVTVHLDDNAKGTFNTNSLAVSGFVSNAGNYTFSGSPASATAAIKQLVFVPTPHRLPVGLTENTTFAITVDDGHGGIVANSSTIIRVAALNGGPVVSVPNVQPVSLPVAPPVKPLGLVSIEAPQNVTVTLQLTNATWGSFNATSLATNGFTNSAVGTYVFGGSASNATVALGNIEFLPNTNLAIGTAIYFTIGAQDTTGNSASANLAITFRQNQRSIIVTKTTDYDPNDSSVPDSQKYGTLRKAVADAGSNDHITFDLRSSDPGLPDYPTIIRLKRTLFLNKNVIFDGPGANLLTLSGDTDGDGIADVQLFQVNAQVTINRLSFTKGQHSFSGGAFEVNQGGSLKLSYCAVTDSSASVWGGGIDVNGGSIYLDHCLIKGNSTSASSGQGGGGISIYSDLPCVIANTTFSGNRQLSGGGLGGGAMYVEDLDPGVELDVFVVNSTFHENTDAAGHGTSIRPNVFNTVVQLQNTIVADGQGKNLEMDQSGAIISLGGNISDDATSSIFSAGGAPVATTILDQFSDFTNSIPSLLTLTNYGGPTLTYALGQTSVAIGSAVSNTPSAAFFDTLGTDQRGFIRDSSPDIGAFELNASKRIIIEEIQFAPAPPNTNDEFIEFYVPRDSTALNLAGYQVYVGGALRHTFASQNLNPGEALVLFSQNAVSTVVPGGVYKQIATNNLLLDNLAGTVTLKNTSNQTVLEISYVGSFTSSDPNDPGFLTATNQSLVLSPQFQGVYLPYQRVVQKEGGRIPNPGEFANPGYDASGNPLAIGNAPPRAFNDVASTDAATILQAVPVLANDFDPDSMDVIRVVGVGVTNAVDFGVTNVSAYSALGALLTINNSPQSGASISYDPTASAFIHSLPAGSNVVDTFQYTILDSSNGVDHVRGAIQSDINQNLVKATATVTVNITGVNFAPTPQDDDVNSSPVLTTQEDTVLDFTTANSIQSNDTDPNSDDNSSTLKIISVQSVPAYSNSLQTVSALGAFVTLDIRFNRNETHITYDPRGSAILNALGQGQTASDTFYYSVMDRYGAIGTAAIHVTVTGVNDVPTANPDSFATDEETPLILPWTALTSNDTDPDTGIINPMPTQLQITAVTPLSALGASVQIVGTNVIYDPTVSSNLNALARKEVVVDTFTCTVGDGYGGFSNAVVSVTVTGVNDAPIGTDDHYTANEKSLLVVSGPGVLSNDHDPDVNGVLPDDTLRVIPFLGKTTIGGAVVTMNPDGSFIYDPQGAFSWLKEGATTNDSFAYTVTDHSLTIANDDVFSLQGGSGGSLLPVLANDALLSQAGGSLSVVGLGAPSAGGTVAIAAQGKAVLYTPQLNFVGTDTFTYTISDGIGGTDTATVKVLISGSQLNANADAFVVAKGTSVNLDLLANDNILPVSGAAISITSVGGTDKGGLVSLNGTGPNNLIAYTPASTNVYPYVETFSYVITSGSLQTTGAVAVTVVDRNNTLAANDDNFVVVAGGGNNIFDVLANDQILPGGNTNLSIVSIQTNGLVGTISINSAHNRLVYKPAVGLTNHQEPFIFYTISDGAGGTATASVSIKVQPSGLFANDDVFAVMKGSANNTLSVIVNDAELPNLGQNLYISGIGIGTNAPNKGGAVAINGAGKGLLYTPATGFTGEELFTYEISDGTSTRALGHVRVKVMDTTTISSAPDAYTVGRDSANNTLAVLKNDYLLPRTPGSLTITGLKTNGLIGSVAISGGGSNNTLVYTPKAGFIGKETFGYEFVDGQGDKGTNILTVTVGGLIALNDSFSVLSGTATNILDVLANDLGFPDSTGVRPISGLGAPDHGGIVTTNSSATMVLYTPAPGFVGAEHFGYQSKDDSGAVVSGNVTVRVIRAGSDRDTRMVTITVIGVNDVPQIVGTGTNQITDKQVVQPFANVTISDLDEYGLQPLTVSVAMDNAVKGSLQSLGGFVNAGPGFYTYHGVGSNITTAIRGLVFVPTQNRITVPTTEAAVFTITVDDGYVVQPVVNASSVVNVTAADDAPTIAGTVAGQTVYQRSSIKPFAGVVIGDLDDFQLQPLKVTVTLDNAIKGNLTSLGGFVSLGGGVYTLGSTNAGVTAAAATTAMRGLIFNPTTAGRVTPSSPETTRFTIQVEDNFAAPVVDNTTTVIAMHPFTGRVVAGDHANPALFGASVGASRNVVVVGAPHDSLNGGTGSAYLFGRSQDGLNTWTQIKKLLPGGGTASDEFGYSAAIYGDIVVVGARYGDEKGLNAGSAYIFSRNQGGSNQWGQVKKLLASDGFAGAVFGSAVAVSGDTVVIGAPMTVGQSGIGFGAYIFSRNQGGSNQWGQVTKLLPSDGKPFDLFGTSVSIDGDTIVVGSPGSDGPLAGSSPDYGGAYVFARNQGGLGQWGQVKKLVGTDTIANDRFGSSVTVNLDTIVAGSPGADGAAGVDYGAAYIFGRNQGGNGQWGQARKLTAVDGFISDSFGSAVSLDGDRIIVGAALADHNGVDSGVAYLYGRNQGGSNQWGQLDGFLPVGVGAGDNFGSSVSLSQGTIAMGAPNGFDGATRFGTAFMFRVEFDNAPSLSTPIPNQFATVNVPYSFTLPSATFADADTGDGFSLSLGTGSPLPAWLAFDPATGTFSGTPDAPGTYVISVIATDSAGQARTGQMNLSVSTVVPNVFSLLSVTVQPNSFGQTATIVMAGNPGITYRLQRTAALQGNSTVWTDLNSAVADSNGIVVFYDVNAPAQSFYRATFP